GACAAAGACGACGCTGACGCCGACGCGACGAACGATCGAGAGGCAGCGCCGACGGGGACGGTCGACAACCTTTCGGCGGAACATGGGAACGATTATCGTTTACAATTAGACGAAAccgataaatatttcgtaaacTCGAAGACGTCTTACGATCGTACAGGCTCCGCAAACTTTGAACTTTGCCAAGCTGAGACCTACCAACCTCGGGATACAAGAGCTACAAGAAAACACAGAAATTTATACGCTATACTCGACGAAGAAATGATCAACGAGGACGACGCGAATTCCAAGGATTGCGATTGTAGAGTTGTTCGGCAGTCGGAACCGTGCGTTTGCCGACCGAAAAGAAACCCTCCCGAATCTTTGGAATCCGAGAGGAACGCGGAAACATCGTCCGAACAAGAAACGTATACCGATGTCGATGTCGATGTCGCCGGTATGAATTCTCACGATGTTACTGATGTAGAGGTGTTTTCGGAACTTGCTGATTCACcgatggaaatattaaaattacataccGAATCGCCCGATACGAAAATCCAACGCGACGCGAACGAGTTTCCGCGAAACCAGTCCAATTCGGAAATCGTTGACAACTATTCTCTCGGCGATTCTTCCTCGACTATGTCGACTTTCAACGAGAACGATGACTCCATCTCGCCATCGAATACGACAAAAATTCATCTCGACCAGAATACATTTTATCCTAACCGATTCGGAGAATCCGCGCAAGAGAAAGCGTCGAGCGATACTCTCGGGGATGTCGCGGAGTATACTCGGACAAGTTGGGAAAATTCTCCAGCAATCGATGTCGATGCCATCATCGACGTCGGCCAGAACGTCGCGGACCAAAACGAAACGCTACGGCCGCGGCCATGGCCGGAACAAGTCGACATCTCGGAAAGCGAAAATTCTAGCACGGCTTTCATACCAGCCATTCTATCGGACGAAAGCATCGTTGCGACCGAGCCCGAAAACGATTATAATAACGATACGACCGTACAAGAGATCTCGATGCGACCAGTCGAAATACAAGTTTTATCCGGAACGCTTGGAAACACTGAAAACAAACACGAAAATCCAAAAACTCTGACAACGAAGAATAGAAAACAAGACGGACGCCGAATCGGCAATTCTTCGAGCAAGAGAAACAAATCGAGCGATGCGAGACCATGGGAAACGCGACTGATGGATAGGGCGAGAGCGCTATTGACTCGGAGAAAGATGCTCgacgagaagaaagaaaaacgaccAAGTGTCGGCGTTGTGTCAACTTTGAATTCGAATTTACGATCGACCGGTAGATTACGACAACGCGCAAAGAATCGAGCGGATCGGTTGGAAGAATCGAATGAAAAGGTGCGCGAAAAACGATACGACATGTTGCAAGAATCCTTGCGAAACTTTGTCAACGTAGaggaaatcgaaatgaaagccgaagaaaagaagagaaacccGAGTAAAAGGGAGGCCAACGATGACGTTGGCGATACGATCGATCGCATTCCGATTTACCATCCAATCGAGGCGAAAGCATACAAAGAAAACGACGCGAGCAGCGAAACGGTAAAAACGTCAAGTATTCCGATAACCGAAGTCGCGAGGATGCGCAGCGTTCGAGAGAGGATTTTCAATAGTAAGGATCCGCAAAAGTTTCGTCATTCGGGGATCATTCAACTATCCGATCCTCGCGAACCAACGGACGCCATAATTCGATCGAGGGATTTGTACGAGAATGAAACTGCaacgaagaagaaattttccaaCGACGAAAACAAATACGATCGATCTTACTTGGCTTTGGTGGAAAATTTCGACAGTCCGCGAATCTTCCACTATCAACGGAACCCGCTGAGCGATCGAAAAAGGAGCCCACGGGTAAACCAAACCTTTTAATTACGATATGTATATGAAAGTAACGTTATCGTGACAATAGTTGGCAAAACAAACCGAAACAACGAACACGCGTTCAATTTAATCGTCTTGTCTTGTTTCATTTCATAGGTACCGCCATCTCCTAACCCAGACGCGCGCTACTACGATACCAAACACACCTACGTCTACGATTCGTTTCGGCGCAATCCTTACGAGAATCTCGAAATCGTTCAAGATTCCAGCGAAGAGATCGACAAAGAATCAAACGAATTGCCCGTGACTCGAGAGATATACGTAATCGATCCTTCCGAGATGGACGTCAGCGCCGGAGAGCCcgctttaaaattattatacagggATCCGTtgaaaacgaggaaaatcgTGTACGAAACGATTTGGAAGCCCGTCTTGTATAATCCTTATAAAATTCGCCAAACGAACCAACTCGAGGGTAAAAACAGACTCCCGGGCTTGAGAGATCCTCGAGGAAAAGTCGATTACTTCCAAGACCTTGTAAAATTACAAGACTCGGCGAGAAACTTGAACACTGGCGAACTTTTGAGGATTTTAATCGACGCGTTGGATTTGCGATACGCCGACGAACTTTTCGAAAGATTAACAGGATCGAAGGAGAACCAATCTCGAGATGAGACCACTCGACTCGAACGAGATAACGAACTCGAACAAATTCCCGAGAGTAAGGAAAACTCGGTAGAAAGGAAATCTTCGGAGACATCCGATACGCAAAGAACACTGGCAAAATTATCCATGGTATATCGAGATACGCCAAATTTTCTACAAGACAAATCCAAGTCCGAGGAAAGCGAAGAAGGTTGCGACCACGCGAACGAAAACACGTCGCAAATGTTGCAAGTTTATACCGCGAACGAGAGGGAAAACGAGAGCAGCGAAGCAATCCAAGAGAACGTAAATATCGAGTCAGAAATGCCGACGACCTTGGCGTTACCTTGGACCAAGAGACTCGGCAGATTTCGAAGACAAACGTTCGAGCGAACAAAGGTTGATTAATTACGTTACGAGTAGCTACGTGTCGCGATCGtctcaaaatattcattctaATTCCTTTACttgacattttctttttctcaggACCAACCGTTAGAACTGCAACGCTTGGAACAAGTTCCTTCGAGTCCGAAGATTTTAACGCACAGCGACATCGACGACGTTGAGAAATCGATGGTTCGGAAAATAGCCCATCTAGAAAGAAGCGACAACGAGAATCGAGGATTATCATCGTTCGTAGAAGAAAGCATaccaaaattgcaaaatgttgTAGTCGATGGTTTAGAGAAAGCTAAAAATTTAACAGGGACGGTAGAACGATTGATCGAAAATCTAGACAAGAATTTTAACGAGGCTTCGGAGGCTAACGTACCAACAAACTCGACCGATCTAGAATCGATAGGTGTCGCTCGAAATACTTTCCATAGTGcgataataaatgtaaaaaaattttttacgtTACTTACCGGAATCACGCATATTTTACATCGATGATACCGTTACCAGAGCCCCCAAACATACCGATACGTACGCTACACTGTCCATTTGTCCTCTTTCGTTAATTCGCACTTGCGTAATTATTCCCTCATTGGGTACTCCAAGTACTCCAACCACCCCGGCCGAGTCGTTGGGACAGCCATAAAATGTCTATTTTTCGtcgcttcttttttaatgtataatcaaataaagaatatttcaaacgattttctacttttttaatcaagCAAAAATTAAATCCAATCCTTTTACAGTTTCGAGTGGAAAATCCACCTCGTTTAGATTCGATTACTCGCTGCATATTTCTCGATAGCCCACTAAAATACACgattcagaaaaataatatacctTTACC
This portion of the Hylaeus volcanicus isolate JK05 chromosome 4, UHH_iyHylVolc1.0_haploid, whole genome shotgun sequence genome encodes:
- the LOC128875998 gene encoding uncharacterized protein LOC128875998 — protein: MKRCKRSFYYLFVFFFVTTHSRAQVLTLNVNFEKPVSVIDEKFLSLTVDPSVLLRETASSTKFEESIRLAKALSPAYVRFGGTRGTFFQSKGSSSREDPEGNQNFVLSESDWVLAHRWADNAGLDTIACISAEYITNDRDRREDVSRIVSFSDRMGLNASWQLGYECQTRCNVSATDLARGVANLRRTLNTYPRYSNSRVIGPDVVTYKTNNQRRYLWDYLNVAISTLSAITWHPEFDSVTLDNERVLIPEDNLEKDIQDLSKVIGPFMEKRPLWIAESKPEKYKSSYLGALVLARRLGNAAKSKVNVFMRQPSDLTRPTPDYWVSLLHKTLIGGKVFETEIENGNTSHVYLYCHCTKATNRYEKGSVIIFGANPSPENVEIDLKGTKITTIHKYVLLPGFDASNRMFAETVLLNNEPLTLTNDTVPDVKPAIVRDSNSLRINFPSTGIGFWVLPDFKVKSCTETGKVSITRIDKRVPRELGKTVRDIKVRVKRKERNESQSRSARKPNARRELEQLKDFVRKKLDEYEGRITSIVKGLPGLPGSAIEREHTNIIDDGDDTSAKLAEFKDRLTRIEHLVGTTGTRTRTTPTIKGFIGEAVAETVSLISKIQNARSSSSAIDYLESLYHLLTRASFTASSDHSGHGTDRLIRTTKRSKRDLFEEVAAADSAFNSNKEILRRLEDVVQVRSNANGRETKSGERGRERETVRPSVVELEKSDSGENTFYGFFETIPLQGFPRADLFVTTDNSPRNDRVDYDKDDADADATNDREAAPTGTVDNLSAEHGNDYRLQLDETDKYFVNSKTSYDRTGSANFELCQAETYQPRDTRATRKHRNLYAILDEEMINEDDANSKDCDCRVVRQSEPCVCRPKRNPPESLESERNAETSSEQETYTDVDVDVAGMNSHDVTDVEVFSELADSPMEILKLHTESPDTKIQRDANEFPRNQSNSEIVDNYSLGDSSSTMSTFNENDDSISPSNTTKIHLDQNTFYPNRFGESAQEKASSDTLGDVAEYTRTSWENSPAIDVDAIIDVGQNVADQNETLRPRPWPEQVDISESENSSTAFIPAILSDESIVATEPENDYNNDTTVQEISMRPVEIQVLSGTLGNTENKHENPKTLTTKNRKQDGRRIGNSSSKRNKSSDARPWETRLMDRARALLTRRKMLDEKKEKRPSVGVVSTLNSNLRSTGRLRQRAKNRADRLEESNEKVREKRYDMLQESLRNFVNVEEIEMKAEEKKRNPSKREANDDVGDTIDRIPIYHPIEAKAYKENDASSETVKTSSIPITEVARMRSVRERIFNSKDPQKFRHSGIIQLSDPREPTDAIIRSRDLYENETATKKKFSNDENKYDRSYLALVENFDSPRIFHYQRNPLSDRKRSPRVPPSPNPDARYYDTKHTYVYDSFRRNPYENLEIVQDSSEEIDKESNELPVTREIYVIDPSEMDVSAGEPALKLLYRDPLKTRKIVYETIWKPVLYNPYKIRQTNQLEGKNRLPGLRDPRGKVDYFQDLVKLQDSARNLNTGELLRILIDALDLRYADELFERLTGSKENQSRDETTRLERDNELEQIPESKENSVERKSSETSDTQRTLAKLSMVYRDTPNFLQDKSKSEESEEGCDHANENTSQMLQVYTANERENESSEAIQENVNIESEMPTTLALPWTKRLGRFRRQTFERTKDQPLELQRLEQVPSSPKILTHSDIDDVEKSMVRKIAHLERSDNENRGLSSFVEESIPKLQNVVVDGLEKAKNLTGTVERLIENLDKNFNEASEANVPTNSTDLESIGVARNTFHSAIINVKKFFTLLTGITHILHR